A stretch of DNA from Candidatus Neomarinimicrobiota bacterium:
ATGAGATAGAGGAACATCACCGCTAGAGAACTCACAAGGGGAGAAATGAGGTTTACCCTGAAGGCTATATCATCGCTGAAAGGAATCAGAGAGAAGAGCCGTCCAATAATGAGATATAAGGGACTTCCGGGCGGATGGGGAACACCCAGAATATAAGACGTTGCAATGAACTCCCCGCAGTCCCAGTAGGACAACGTGGACGCCATGGTGTCAAAATAGATAAGGAAGGAGACGAGAAAAACGCCTCCCGCAAGAATTGTATTTATCCTTCTTGCAAACATGTTACTTCAGCATCTATCAGGTGGCTTAACCGTCACTTTTGTCCTTTTTCTTTCGGCTCTTCAGCGGTTTCACCTTCTTCTTCTGCTTCTTCTGCTCATTAGACTCCTTTGACTCAGTTTTACTCTTATCCTCAGATTCAGAAGAAGTTTCCTTATCCTCTTCTGCAGAAGTTGACTTTTCTGCTTCTGTTTTCTTTTCTTCGATGTAGTTCAGTTTCAGACTACCTAGGTTCGTTTCCATGAATTTTTCTTCATCTTGCGCTAGATTTCCTTCCATCCGATCCTTGACCATATCGAGCATATCGATATAGAAACCGGCCTCTTCAAGATTCTTTTCAACCTTATCGGTTATCGGATTCTTCAGTTTCCCCAGAGCAACCCAA
This window harbors:
- a CDS encoding DUF2723 domain-containing protein — protein: MFARRINTILAGGVFLVSFLIYFDTMASTLSYWDCGEFIATSYILGVPHPPGSPLYLIIGRLFSLIPFSDDIAFRVNLISPLVSSLAVMFLYL
- a CDS encoding DUF1844 domain-containing protein, whose protein sequence is MSENGKKGDEHLFIHLISTFTQSAWVALGKLKNPITDKVEKNLEEAGFYIDMLDMVKDRMEGNLAQDEEKFMETNLGSLKLNYIEEKKTEAEKSTSAEEDKETSSESEDKSKTESKESNEQKKQKKKVKPLKSRKKKDKSDG